The proteins below come from a single Macaca fascicularis isolate 582-1 chromosome 9, T2T-MFA8v1.1 genomic window:
- the OPALIN gene encoding opalin isoform X2, with product MSFSLNFTLPANTTSSPVTSGKETDCGPSLGLAVAIPSLVATALLVALLFTLIHRRRSSIEAMEESDRPCEISEIDDNPKISENPRRSPTREKNTMGAQEAHIYVKTVAGSEEPVHDPYRPTIEMERRRGLWWLVPRLSLE from the exons ATG AGTTTTTCACTGAACTTCACCCTGCCGGCGAACACA ACATCCTCTCCTGTTACAAGTGGGAAAGAAACG GACTGCGGGCCCTCTCTTGGATTAGCGGTGGCCATCCCCTCCCTGGTGGCCACAGCCCTGCTGGTGGCTTTACTATTTACTTTGATTCACCGAAGAAGAAGCAGCATTGAGGCCATGGAG gaAAGTGACAGACCATGTGAAATTTCAGAAATTGATGACAATCCCAAGATATCTGAG AATCCTAGGAGATCACCCACACGTGAGAAGAATACGATGGGAGCACAAGAGGCCCACATATATGTGAAGACTGTAGCAGGAAGCGAGGAACCTGTGCATGACCCTTACCGTCCTActatagaaatggaaagaaggagGGGATTGTGGTGGCTTGTGCCGAGACTGAGCCTGGAATGA
- the OPALIN gene encoding opalin isoform X5, with protein MSFSLNFTLPANTTSSPVTSGKETESDRPCEISEIDDNPKISENPRRSPTREKNTMGAQEAHIYVKTVAGSEEPVHDPYRPTIEMERRRGLWWLVPRLSLE; from the exons ATG AGTTTTTCACTGAACTTCACCCTGCCGGCGAACACA ACATCCTCTCCTGTTACAAGTGGGAAAGAAACG gaAAGTGACAGACCATGTGAAATTTCAGAAATTGATGACAATCCCAAGATATCTGAG AATCCTAGGAGATCACCCACACGTGAGAAGAATACGATGGGAGCACAAGAGGCCCACATATATGTGAAGACTGTAGCAGGAAGCGAGGAACCTGTGCATGACCCTTACCGTCCTActatagaaatggaaagaaggagGGGATTGTGGTGGCTTGTGCCGAGACTGAGCCTGGAATGA
- the OPALIN gene encoding opalin isoform X4, producing the protein MQQKQKPCLAQSFSLNFTLPANTTSSPVTSGKETESDRPCEISEIDDNPKISENPRRSPTREKNTMGAQEAHIYVKTVAGSEEPVHDPYRPTIEMERRRGLWWLVPRLSLE; encoded by the exons ATGCAGCAAAAACAGAAGCCTTGCCTTGCCCAG AGTTTTTCACTGAACTTCACCCTGCCGGCGAACACA ACATCCTCTCCTGTTACAAGTGGGAAAGAAACG gaAAGTGACAGACCATGTGAAATTTCAGAAATTGATGACAATCCCAAGATATCTGAG AATCCTAGGAGATCACCCACACGTGAGAAGAATACGATGGGAGCACAAGAGGCCCACATATATGTGAAGACTGTAGCAGGAAGCGAGGAACCTGTGCATGACCCTTACCGTCCTActatagaaatggaaagaaggagGGGATTGTGGTGGCTTGTGCCGAGACTGAGCCTGGAATGA
- the OPALIN gene encoding opalin isoform X1 has product MQQKQKPCLAQSFSLNFTLPANTTSSPVTSGKETDCGPSLGLAVAIPSLVATALLVALLFTLIHRRRSSIEAMEESDRPCEISEIDDNPKISENPRRSPTREKNTMGAQEAHIYVKTVAGSEEPVHDPYRPTIEMERRRGLWWLVPRLSLE; this is encoded by the exons ATGCAGCAAAAACAGAAGCCTTGCCTTGCCCAG AGTTTTTCACTGAACTTCACCCTGCCGGCGAACACA ACATCCTCTCCTGTTACAAGTGGGAAAGAAACG GACTGCGGGCCCTCTCTTGGATTAGCGGTGGCCATCCCCTCCCTGGTGGCCACAGCCCTGCTGGTGGCTTTACTATTTACTTTGATTCACCGAAGAAGAAGCAGCATTGAGGCCATGGAG gaAAGTGACAGACCATGTGAAATTTCAGAAATTGATGACAATCCCAAGATATCTGAG AATCCTAGGAGATCACCCACACGTGAGAAGAATACGATGGGAGCACAAGAGGCCCACATATATGTGAAGACTGTAGCAGGAAGCGAGGAACCTGTGCATGACCCTTACCGTCCTActatagaaatggaaagaaggagGGGATTGTGGTGGCTTGTGCCGAGACTGAGCCTGGAATGA
- the OPALIN gene encoding opalin isoform X3 encodes MGMTSSPVTSGKETDCGPSLGLAVAIPSLVATALLVALLFTLIHRRRSSIEAMEESDRPCEISEIDDNPKISENPRRSPTREKNTMGAQEAHIYVKTVAGSEEPVHDPYRPTIEMERRRGLWWLVPRLSLE; translated from the exons ATGGGGATG ACATCCTCTCCTGTTACAAGTGGGAAAGAAACG GACTGCGGGCCCTCTCTTGGATTAGCGGTGGCCATCCCCTCCCTGGTGGCCACAGCCCTGCTGGTGGCTTTACTATTTACTTTGATTCACCGAAGAAGAAGCAGCATTGAGGCCATGGAG gaAAGTGACAGACCATGTGAAATTTCAGAAATTGATGACAATCCCAAGATATCTGAG AATCCTAGGAGATCACCCACACGTGAGAAGAATACGATGGGAGCACAAGAGGCCCACATATATGTGAAGACTGTAGCAGGAAGCGAGGAACCTGTGCATGACCCTTACCGTCCTActatagaaatggaaagaaggagGGGATTGTGGTGGCTTGTGCCGAGACTGAGCCTGGAATGA